Proteins co-encoded in one Nicotiana sylvestris chromosome 7, ASM39365v2, whole genome shotgun sequence genomic window:
- the LOC104216887 gene encoding uncharacterized protein, producing the protein MQQKIEEMEERMQQRMHEKLNEQKDVMEQNITMNVIARLQRLNSDLRLDPDMLRFNSRSLIDASSVQQAAIQLNNRPSAGSNNQDGVDQEMDDEDDEELDLT; encoded by the exons ATGCAGCAGAAAATAGAGGAAATGGAAGAGAGGATGCAACAAAGAATGCATGAAAAGTTGAACGAACAAAAGGATGTCATGGAACAAAATATTACAATGAACGTCATTGCACGACTTCAGCGTCTGAACTCAGATTTGCGACTTGATCCTGACATGCTAAGGTTCAATTCACGTTCACTTATAGATGCTTCCTCTGTACAACAAGCTGCTATTCAACTAAACAATCGACCATCTGCTGGTAGTAACAATCAAG ATGGGGTAGATCAAGAAAtggatgatgaagatgatgaagaaCTAGACCTtacttga